One Halobacterium sp. DL1 DNA window includes the following coding sequences:
- a CDS encoding methylmalonyl-CoA mutase: MSQDAQRNIRCLVAKVGLDGHDRGAHVITRAFRDAGFEVIYSGLHKAPAEIVQAAVQEDVDVLGISILSGAHNTLVPKIVEGLQEYDAFEDTLIIVGGIIPDEDRPGLTEAGVDAIFGPGTPMEETVQFIRENVKPRD; this comes from the coding sequence ATGAGTCAGGACGCTCAACGGAACATCCGGTGTCTGGTGGCCAAGGTGGGACTCGACGGCCACGACCGGGGGGCGCACGTCATCACGCGCGCGTTCCGCGACGCCGGCTTCGAGGTCATCTACTCGGGGCTCCACAAGGCCCCGGCGGAGATCGTACAGGCTGCCGTCCAGGAGGACGTCGACGTGCTGGGCATCTCCATTCTCTCTGGCGCCCACAACACGCTCGTCCCGAAGATCGTCGAGGGCCTCCAGGAGTACGACGCCTTCGAGGACACGCTCATCATCGTCGGCGGCATCATCCCGGACGAGGACCGACCGGGGCTGACGGAGGCGGGCGTCGACGCCATCTTCGGCCCGGGCACGCCGATGGAGGAGACCGTCCAGTTCATCCGGGAGAACGTCAAGCCGCGTGACTGA
- a CDS encoding ABC transporter permease, with product MSRARRIAAEATGTYRTFIRRRTAVFFTFFFPVLLIVIFAGLVRTQSGSGGLFSEPTGYYVPAYLATVVLFTPLSRVGSTVARHREGNRFEKLATTPLTRAEWLAAHTLVNVALIAAASAVLLVALKLTGAEFALSPWLAFFVPVASVVFCGIGAVLGSVADGQDGAIAMSNGVALPLLFLSETFVQPELFPAWFLPVVDLSPLAYFARGVRAATYSGGDVVTNATVLAVLAVVAFAFGAILIPWTE from the coding sequence ATGAGCCGCGCGCGTCGCATCGCCGCGGAGGCGACGGGGACCTACCGGACGTTCATCCGGCGTCGCACCGCGGTGTTCTTCACGTTCTTCTTCCCGGTGTTGCTCATCGTCATCTTCGCGGGCCTCGTCCGCACGCAGTCCGGGAGTGGTGGCCTCTTCTCCGAGCCGACCGGCTACTACGTCCCCGCGTATCTGGCGACGGTGGTGCTGTTCACGCCGCTCTCCCGGGTCGGCAGCACCGTCGCGCGCCACCGCGAGGGCAACCGCTTCGAGAAGCTCGCGACGACACCGCTCACGCGGGCGGAGTGGCTCGCCGCGCACACGCTCGTCAACGTCGCGCTCATCGCCGCCGCGTCGGCGGTGCTGCTCGTCGCGCTGAAACTCACGGGCGCCGAGTTCGCGCTGTCGCCGTGGCTCGCGTTCTTCGTCCCCGTGGCCTCCGTCGTGTTCTGTGGCATCGGCGCGGTACTCGGCAGCGTCGCGGACGGCCAGGACGGCGCCATCGCGATGAGCAATGGCGTCGCGCTCCCCCTCCTCTTCCTCTCCGAGACGTTCGTCCAGCCGGAGCTGTTCCCGGCGTGGTTCCTGCCGGTCGTCGACCTCTCACCGCTCGCGTACTTCGCCCGCGGGGTCCGCGCCGCGACGTACTCGGGGGGCGACGTGGTGACGAACGCCACCGTACTCGCGGTGCTAGCCGTCGTCGCATTCGCGTTCGGTGCCATACTGATTCCGTGGACCGAGTAG
- a CDS encoding cytochrome C oxidase subunit II, which translates to MRGKRLAPVLVAAVGFLVAFVDPVAASQYQSVTEEAIRQLNNMLLAAALPITLLVEGILIYTVWKFRNSDEAKPTKENRRLEITWTVATAVVLLFVGVAAYGVMGQTAVTATQADAEAAIAQDDTVVVDTIGVQWYWKYSYPEEDLTVSSGAATEGVDVGNQPMVVPVDTKLVIRTTSEDVIHAFHAPEIGLKQDAVPGQTNYLITTVTEEGTYTLYCAEFCGQGHSEMLGEIVVVDQDTYEDWVQDPENTTVQP; encoded by the coding sequence ATGAGAGGAAAGCGGCTCGCACCCGTTCTCGTCGCCGCCGTCGGCTTCCTCGTCGCCTTCGTCGACCCGGTCGCCGCCTCACAGTACCAGTCGGTGACCGAGGAGGCTATCCGCCAGCTCAACAACATGTTGCTCGCGGCTGCGCTCCCCATCACCCTCCTGGTCGAAGGCATCCTCATCTACACCGTCTGGAAGTTCCGCAACTCCGACGAGGCGAAGCCGACGAAGGAGAACCGCCGCCTCGAGATCACCTGGACCGTCGCCACGGCCGTCGTGCTACTGTTCGTCGGCGTCGCCGCGTACGGCGTGATGGGGCAGACGGCCGTCACCGCCACGCAGGCCGACGCGGAGGCCGCGATAGCACAAGACGACACGGTCGTCGTCGACACCATCGGCGTGCAGTGGTACTGGAAGTACTCCTACCCCGAGGAGGACCTCACGGTCAGTTCCGGTGCCGCCACCGAGGGGGTGGACGTCGGGAACCAACCCATGGTCGTCCCGGTCGACACGAAACTGGTGATACGCACGACGTCCGAGGACGTGATTCACGCCTTCCACGCCCCCGAAATCGGGCTGAAACAGGACGCCGTCCCCGGTCAGACGAACTACCTCATCACTACCGTTACCGAGGAGGGCACCTACACCCTCTACTGCGCTGAGTTCTGTGGACAGGGCCACTCAGAGATGCTCGGTGAGATCGTCGTCGTCGACCAGGACACCTACGAGGACTGGGTCCAGGACCCCGAAAACACGACCGTCCAGCCTTAG
- a CDS encoding ABC transporter ATPase has translation MATTDEPAIVEELLGGKHRALARTITKIENRSPGYREVVSALYPHTGGADVVGITGSPGSGKSTLVDKMAKTYRDRGLSVGVIAVDPSSPFTGGAVLGDRIRMASTATDMDVFFRSMSARGSLGGLSTATADAVKALDAFGKDKVIIETVGAGQNEVDVVKTADTVAVLVPPSSGDDVQMLKAGILEIGDVFVVNKADLQGANKTVTELKNMLDLRQSESDDWEPEVVETVAKSGEGVDEFLSVLENHASWLDDSGRRDKKRRTRHAEELRNLLREDASQLLEAELEARGGIEELVERIDEGDTTPYELADDIVDPLADCLDQQRD, from the coding sequence ATGGCGACCACCGACGAGCCAGCGATCGTCGAGGAGCTACTCGGGGGGAAACACCGCGCGCTCGCCCGGACCATCACGAAGATAGAGAACCGCTCGCCGGGCTACCGCGAGGTCGTCTCCGCGCTCTACCCCCACACCGGCGGCGCCGACGTCGTCGGCATCACCGGCAGCCCCGGCTCCGGGAAGTCGACGCTCGTGGACAAGATGGCGAAGACGTACCGTGACCGCGGGCTGAGCGTCGGCGTCATCGCCGTCGACCCCTCCTCGCCGTTCACGGGCGGCGCGGTCCTCGGCGACCGCATCCGGATGGCCTCGACGGCGACGGACATGGACGTGTTCTTCCGGTCGATGTCCGCGCGCGGCAGCCTCGGTGGCCTCTCGACGGCCACCGCGGACGCCGTGAAGGCCCTCGACGCGTTCGGCAAGGACAAGGTCATCATCGAGACGGTCGGCGCCGGCCAGAACGAGGTCGACGTGGTGAAGACCGCCGACACCGTCGCCGTGCTCGTCCCGCCGTCCTCGGGCGACGACGTCCAGATGCTGAAGGCGGGCATCCTCGAGATCGGCGACGTCTTCGTCGTCAACAAGGCCGACCTCCAGGGCGCAAACAAGACGGTCACGGAGCTGAAGAACATGCTCGACCTCCGGCAGAGCGAGTCAGACGACTGGGAGCCCGAGGTCGTCGAGACCGTCGCCAAGAGCGGCGAGGGCGTCGACGAGTTCCTCTCGGTTCTCGAGAACCACGCCTCGTGGCTCGACGACTCCGGGCGACGCGACAAGAAGCGCCGCACCCGCCACGCCGAGGAACTCCGGAACCTGCTCCGCGAGGACGCCAGCCAACTGCTGGAGGCGGAACTCGAGGCCCGCGGCGGCATCGAGGAACTCGTCGAACGCATCGACGAGGGCGACACCACGCCGTACGAACTCGCCGACGACATCGTCGACCCGCTGGCGGACTGCCTCGACCAGCAGCGGGACTGA
- a CDS encoding protoheme IX farnesyltransferase, producing the protein MGVYTLLVVGATTALIGAAEACRSWPACNGRWFALDSLSLVVVWGHRTAAVVTGALVVVVAILAWRRDESKRVRAAATAAVLVYPVQVAVGALTATNGASAALAGAHLALGVGIFAALVLALAWTLEAQTGHLPSAEWEGEPRSGDSGNSAASGPLATPYAYFRLMKPRLMWLLCLVASAGMALAAGPALATTTILGTLGGGVLAIGASGTFNHVLEREKDKKMARTDDRPIATDSIPIWNAVAFGLVLAAASLVAFYSVNALTAVLGLTAIVFYSVIYTLVLKPNTRQSTVIGGAAGALPALIGWAAVTGEVGVAGLALAVVIFLWTPAHFYNLALAYKDDYERGGFPLMPVVSGEATTRKHIVYYLGATLVAAVVLAALTDLGALFAGTTVALGAVFLYFAVRLHRERDRSAAMRSFHASNAYLGCLLVAVVLDAMVV; encoded by the coding sequence ATGGGCGTCTACACGCTGCTCGTCGTCGGCGCCACGACGGCGCTCATTGGCGCGGCCGAGGCCTGCCGCTCGTGGCCGGCCTGCAACGGTCGCTGGTTCGCGCTGGACTCGCTGTCGCTGGTCGTCGTCTGGGGCCACCGCACAGCCGCCGTCGTCACCGGCGCACTCGTCGTCGTCGTCGCCATCCTGGCGTGGCGTCGCGACGAGTCCAAACGCGTTCGGGCGGCCGCGACGGCGGCTGTTCTCGTCTACCCCGTGCAGGTCGCCGTCGGTGCGCTGACCGCGACGAACGGCGCGTCCGCAGCGCTCGCCGGCGCCCACCTCGCGCTTGGGGTCGGCATCTTCGCCGCGCTCGTACTCGCACTCGCGTGGACGCTGGAGGCCCAGACTGGCCATCTGCCGTCTGCGGAGTGGGAGGGCGAACCACGTAGCGGCGACAGTGGGAATTCGGCCGCCTCTGGCCCGCTCGCGACGCCGTACGCCTACTTCCGGCTGATGAAGCCGCGGCTGATGTGGCTGCTCTGTCTCGTCGCGTCAGCGGGGATGGCGCTGGCCGCCGGCCCCGCGCTCGCCACGACGACGATTCTCGGGACGCTCGGCGGCGGCGTGCTCGCCATCGGCGCGTCGGGGACGTTCAACCACGTCCTCGAGCGAGAGAAGGACAAGAAGATGGCGCGCACGGACGACCGACCAATCGCCACCGACAGCATCCCCATCTGGAACGCGGTCGCGTTCGGTCTCGTGCTCGCCGCCGCGTCGCTGGTCGCGTTCTACTCCGTAAACGCGCTCACGGCCGTGCTGGGACTCACCGCCATCGTGTTCTACTCGGTGATCTACACGCTCGTGCTGAAACCGAACACCCGGCAGAGCACGGTCATCGGCGGCGCCGCGGGCGCGCTCCCGGCGCTCATCGGGTGGGCTGCCGTCACGGGGGAGGTCGGTGTCGCTGGCCTCGCGCTCGCCGTCGTCATCTTCCTCTGGACGCCCGCGCACTTCTACAACCTCGCGCTCGCCTACAAGGACGACTACGAGCGCGGCGGCTTCCCGCTGATGCCGGTCGTGAGCGGGGAGGCCACCACGCGCAAACACATCGTCTACTACCTCGGCGCGACGCTCGTCGCAGCCGTCGTGCTGGCCGCGCTGACGGACCTCGGCGCGCTGTTCGCGGGCACGACGGTCGCACTCGGCGCTGTCTTCCTCTACTTCGCCGTGCGACTCCACCGGGAGCGCGACCGCTCGGCGGCGATGCGTTCGTTCCACGCGTCGAACGCCTACCTCGGCTGCCTGCTCGTCGCAGTCGTCCTCGACGCGATGGTGGTCTGA
- a CDS encoding ABC transporter ATP-binding protein → MATGTVSASRLRPDRDTLLYGALLVNGELALVLFYFAVSSSVPTDPVFLAYPFVWINAAVWGVSKVYLPDAPRAQRLAAFGVGVAYFLLLAGVGGLFVLHGEGLGTRIAWLSPGWGPTLVYSGTALTMSLFPFKVIGYAALAYLVAATVLDAARTGVAGLLGLFSCVSCTWPVAATLLTGAFGGASAVATLAQNEPYALSTVVFVSSVLLLVWRPTR, encoded by the coding sequence ATGGCGACGGGGACCGTCTCCGCGTCCCGGCTCCGCCCCGACCGCGACACGCTGCTGTACGGCGCGCTCCTCGTGAACGGCGAACTCGCGCTCGTGCTGTTCTACTTCGCGGTGTCCAGTTCGGTGCCGACCGACCCCGTCTTCCTGGCGTACCCGTTCGTCTGGATCAACGCCGCCGTCTGGGGCGTCTCGAAGGTCTACCTGCCAGACGCGCCGCGGGCCCAGCGTCTCGCCGCGTTCGGCGTCGGCGTCGCTTACTTCCTGTTGCTCGCTGGCGTCGGCGGTCTGTTCGTGCTCCACGGTGAGGGGCTCGGTACGCGAATCGCGTGGCTGTCTCCCGGTTGGGGGCCGACCCTCGTCTACAGCGGGACGGCGCTGACGATGAGTCTCTTCCCGTTCAAAGTGATTGGCTACGCGGCGCTCGCCTATCTCGTGGCGGCGACTGTGCTCGACGCCGCTCGGACGGGCGTCGCGGGCCTGCTCGGCCTGTTCTCGTGTGTCAGTTGCACGTGGCCGGTCGCGGCGACGCTGTTGACCGGGGCGTTCGGGGGTGCTTCTGCCGTCGCCACGCTCGCGCAGAACGAGCCCTACGCGCTCTCAACGGTCGTCTTCGTCTCCTCCGTGCTGTTGCTTGTGTGGCGGCCGACGCGGTAG
- a CDS encoding ABC transporter ATP-binding protein, whose protein sequence is MDPVLVAENVVKRYGDAAALAGVSLSVDEGEVFALVGPNGAGKTTLVRCLTGTTTPDDGEVRLLGTDPTVARKQRVGLLPQEFSPPDRLTAGELVGYYAGLYDDPRDPETVLREVGLDPEDDTWYGDLSGGQKRRACVAAALVNGPDVLFLDEPTTAVDPAGRRALWSVFEDLAAGGTTILLTTHDMAEAERLADRVALLADGDVAATGTPSELVAAHGGPTRLVVETDADDLPGFEPERTAEGLVFPDVAPEDIGDIVAALDDAGVDFEALSWREPTLEDAYLELAGDVEHAGLDSALEVRR, encoded by the coding sequence ATGGACCCGGTACTCGTCGCCGAGAACGTCGTGAAGCGATACGGCGACGCCGCGGCGCTCGCGGGCGTCTCCCTCTCCGTCGACGAGGGCGAGGTGTTCGCGCTCGTCGGCCCGAACGGCGCGGGGAAGACGACGCTCGTGCGCTGCCTGACGGGAACGACGACGCCAGACGACGGCGAGGTGCGCCTGCTCGGCACCGACCCGACCGTGGCTCGCAAGCAGCGCGTCGGTCTGCTCCCGCAGGAGTTCTCGCCGCCGGACCGGCTCACCGCGGGCGAACTCGTCGGCTACTACGCGGGCCTCTACGACGACCCCCGCGACCCCGAGACGGTGCTCCGGGAGGTCGGACTGGACCCCGAAGACGACACGTGGTACGGCGACCTCTCCGGCGGACAGAAACGCCGCGCGTGCGTCGCCGCGGCGCTCGTCAACGGCCCGGACGTGCTGTTCCTCGACGAACCGACGACGGCCGTCGACCCGGCGGGCCGGCGCGCGCTCTGGTCGGTGTTCGAGGACCTCGCCGCGGGCGGCACCACCATCCTGCTCACCACTCACGACATGGCGGAGGCCGAGCGCCTCGCGGACCGCGTCGCGCTGCTCGCCGACGGGGACGTCGCGGCCACGGGCACACCGAGCGAACTCGTCGCCGCCCACGGCGGACCGACGCGACTCGTCGTCGAGACGGACGCCGACGACCTGCCCGGATTCGAGCCCGAGCGAACCGCGGAGGGCCTAGTCTTTCCCGATGTCGCGCCCGAGGACATCGGCGACATCGTGGCCGCCCTCGACGACGCGGGCGTCGACTTCGAAGCGCTGTCGTGGCGGGAACCGACGCTCGAAGACGCCTACCTCGAACTCGCCGGTGACGTCGAGCACGCAGGTCTCGACAGCGCCCTGGAGGTGCGTCGATGA